One Paraburkholderia aromaticivorans genomic region harbors:
- a CDS encoding methionine ABC transporter permease, whose product MLSEMFDMFVQSFWETLVMVGISGLVGALVGLPLGVALYLTDRQGVLQNIAVNRVMGVMVNAVRSTPFIILLVAVIPFTRLVVGSSIGTAAAVVPLTIAAAPFIARLVETALREVDRGLIEAAQAMGATTSQIVFKVLLPESLPGVVAGLTITFVSLVGYSAMAGAIGGGGLGDLGIRYGYQRFLPEVMLTVVVILIVFVQMVQSFGDWLVRRLSHK is encoded by the coding sequence ATGTTGAGTGAAATGTTCGATATGTTCGTCCAGTCGTTCTGGGAAACGCTCGTCATGGTGGGCATTTCCGGACTGGTCGGCGCTTTGGTGGGTTTGCCGCTCGGCGTGGCGTTGTATCTCACGGATCGTCAAGGCGTCCTGCAGAACATCGCCGTGAATCGCGTGATGGGCGTGATGGTCAACGCGGTGCGTTCGACGCCGTTCATCATCTTGCTGGTTGCGGTGATTCCGTTCACGCGTCTGGTGGTGGGTTCGTCGATCGGGACGGCGGCCGCTGTCGTGCCGCTGACGATCGCCGCCGCGCCATTCATCGCGCGTCTGGTCGAGACTGCGCTGCGCGAAGTGGATCGCGGCTTGATCGAAGCGGCGCAGGCGATGGGCGCGACCACCAGCCAGATCGTCTTCAAGGTGTTGTTGCCGGAATCGCTGCCGGGCGTGGTCGCCGGTTTGACGATTACCTTCGTCTCGCTGGTCGGTTACTCGGCGATGGCGGGCGCGATCGGCGGCGGCGGTCTCGGCGATCTCGGCATTCGCTACGGGTATCAGCGTTTCCTGCCGGAAGTGATGTTGACGGTCGTGGTGATTCTGATCGTCTTCGTGCAGATGGTGCAGTCGTTCGGGGATTGGCTCGTGCGTCGTTTGAGCCATAAGTAA
- a CDS encoding Lrp/AsnC ligand binding domain-containing protein — protein sequence MRTQRQPVRSLDKLDHKILRLLQQDGRMAMKDLAEQVGLSVTPCIERVKRMERDGVITGYHARVNPAELGAALLVFVEITLAHKSGNMFDQFRREVQKIPEVLECHLVSGDFDYLIKARIGEMADYRKLLGDILLQLPGAVQSKSYVVMEEIKETLMIPVGD from the coding sequence ATGCGTACACAGCGCCAACCGGTCCGGTCCCTCGACAAACTCGATCACAAGATCCTGCGGCTGCTGCAGCAGGACGGCCGCATGGCCATGAAGGACCTGGCCGAACAGGTGGGACTATCGGTCACGCCGTGTATCGAGCGCGTCAAGCGGATGGAGCGCGACGGTGTGATCACCGGCTACCACGCGCGCGTGAACCCGGCGGAGTTAGGCGCGGCGCTGCTGGTGTTCGTCGAGATCACGCTGGCTCACAAGAGCGGCAACATGTTCGATCAGTTCCGCCGCGAGGTGCAGAAGATCCCCGAGGTGCTGGAGTGCCATTTGGTATCGGGCGATTTCGACTATCTGATCAAGGCGCGCATCGGCGAAATGGCCGATTACCGGAAGCTGCTGGGCGACATCCTGCTGCAACTGCCTGGCGCGGTGCAGTCGAAAAGCTACGTCGTGATGGAGGAGATCAAGGAAACGCTGATGATTCCGGTAGGGGATTGA
- a CDS encoding NINE protein, which yields MSTLVSTSPRFRSKTITAALAFFFGSLGAHRFYLYGMRDIYGWAHVIGTLIGIPGAMLLVASERSSMLGWALAFPGAVSPLAAFLAAIVYGLRPDEKWDAQFNAQTQRKSRSGWTVIFVVIFSLLIGAFLLMTGLAISFQTYFESQVQAAKALSQ from the coding sequence ATGTCCACCCTTGTCTCGACTTCCCCGCGTTTCAGATCCAAAACGATTACCGCCGCACTGGCGTTCTTCTTCGGCAGCCTCGGCGCTCACCGGTTCTATCTGTACGGCATGCGCGACATCTACGGCTGGGCACACGTGATCGGCACGCTGATCGGCATTCCGGGCGCCATGCTGTTGGTGGCGAGCGAACGGTCTTCGATGCTCGGCTGGGCGCTGGCCTTTCCCGGTGCTGTCTCGCCGCTCGCCGCGTTTCTCGCCGCGATCGTCTACGGGCTGCGTCCGGACGAAAAGTGGGACGCGCAGTTCAACGCTCAGACGCAACGCAAAAGCCGCTCCGGCTGGACGGTCATTTTCGTCGTGATCTTTTCGCTGCTGATCGGCGCCTTCCTGCTGATGACAGGCCTCGCCATTTCGTTCCAGACGTACTTCGAAAGCCAGGTGCAGGCGGCCAAAGCGCTCTCGCAGTGA
- a CDS encoding D-amino acid dehydrogenase — protein MRVVVLGSGVVGVTSAYYLARAGHEVTVIDREAGPALETSFANAGQISPGYASPWAAPGVPLKAVKWMFQKHAPLAIRLDGTQFQLQWMWQMLQNCTSSRYAVNKGRMVRLAEYSRDCLQALRAETGIQYEGRAGGTLQVFRTQQQFEGAAKDIAVLEEANVPYELLSPAELARAEPALAAVSHKLTGGLRLPGDETGDCQMFTTRLAALAEELGVKFRYNTPIDALAMAGDRIAGVKCGEELVRADSFVVALGSYSTQFLSGLVKIPVYPLKGYSITAPIVNEASAPVSTVLDETYKIAITRFDDRIRVGGMAEIVGFDKSLRQARRETLELCVNDLFPGGGDTSKATFWTGLRPMTPDGTPIVGRTLVPNLFLNTGHGTLGWTMSCGSGQLLADVMSGKQPAIKADDLSVHRYLGEIGGAHRPAYA, from the coding sequence ATGCGAGTCGTCGTTTTGGGCAGTGGCGTCGTCGGCGTGACCAGCGCGTATTACCTGGCGCGCGCGGGGCACGAAGTGACCGTTATCGATCGCGAGGCCGGCCCGGCGCTCGAAACCAGTTTCGCCAACGCCGGCCAGATCTCGCCGGGCTACGCGTCGCCGTGGGCTGCGCCGGGCGTGCCGCTGAAGGCCGTCAAGTGGATGTTCCAGAAACACGCGCCGCTGGCAATCCGCCTCGACGGCACGCAATTCCAGTTGCAGTGGATGTGGCAGATGCTGCAGAACTGCACGTCGTCGCGTTATGCGGTGAACAAGGGCCGCATGGTTCGCCTCGCCGAATACAGCCGCGACTGTCTGCAAGCGCTGCGCGCCGAAACCGGCATCCAGTACGAAGGCCGCGCCGGCGGCACGCTCCAGGTGTTCCGCACGCAGCAGCAATTCGAAGGCGCAGCGAAAGACATCGCCGTGCTGGAGGAAGCCAATGTGCCGTATGAACTGCTGTCGCCTGCCGAACTCGCGCGGGCCGAACCGGCGCTCGCCGCGGTGTCGCACAAGCTGACCGGCGGTCTGCGCCTGCCGGGCGACGAAACCGGCGACTGCCAGATGTTCACCACGCGCCTCGCCGCGCTGGCTGAGGAACTGGGCGTCAAATTTCGTTACAACACGCCGATCGACGCACTCGCGATGGCCGGCGACCGCATCGCCGGCGTGAAGTGCGGCGAGGAACTGGTGCGCGCGGATTCGTTCGTCGTCGCGCTGGGTTCGTACTCGACCCAGTTCCTGTCCGGTCTCGTGAAGATTCCGGTCTATCCGCTCAAGGGTTATTCGATCACTGCGCCGATCGTCAACGAAGCGTCGGCGCCAGTGTCGACCGTGCTCGACGAAACGTACAAGATCGCGATCACGCGTTTCGACGACCGGATTCGTGTGGGCGGCATGGCCGAGATTGTCGGTTTCGACAAATCGCTGCGCCAGGCGCGCCGCGAAACGCTCGAACTGTGCGTGAACGATCTGTTCCCGGGCGGCGGCGATACGTCGAAGGCCACCTTCTGGACCGGTCTGCGTCCGATGACGCCGGACGGCACGCCGATCGTCGGCCGCACGCTGGTGCCGAACCTGTTCCTGAACACGGGCCACGGCACGCTGGGCTGGACGATGTCGTGCGGCTCGGGGCAGCTGCTCGCCGACGTGATGTCGGGCAAGCAACCGGCCATCAAGGCGGACGATCTGTCGGTGCATCGCTATCTCGGCGAGATTGGCGGTGCGCATCGCCCGGCTTATGCCTAA
- a CDS encoding MetQ/NlpA family ABC transporter substrate-binding protein gives MQRRFILKLAAALGAASLFAANAAHAEDTIKVGVTGGPHAQIMEVVKTVAAKNGLNIKIVEFSDYVQPNAALAGGDLDANSYQHEPYLQAQVKDRGYKLIGIADTVTYPMGIYSKKVKTLAELQPGAKIAVPNDPTNGGRALLLLQKQGLLKLRADAGLKATPLDIVDNPKKLKIVELDAAQIPRSLNDVDAAAINTNFAMEAGLKPKQDAIAIEDPKGPYVNIIAIREADKNKPWVAKLVAAYHSPEVKQFVESKFGGSVITAW, from the coding sequence ATGCAACGTCGTTTCATTCTCAAGCTGGCCGCCGCGCTCGGCGCCGCATCGCTGTTCGCCGCCAATGCGGCTCACGCTGAAGACACGATCAAGGTCGGCGTCACCGGCGGCCCGCACGCGCAGATCATGGAAGTCGTGAAGACGGTCGCGGCGAAGAACGGTCTGAACATCAAGATCGTCGAATTCTCCGATTACGTGCAGCCGAACGCCGCGCTCGCTGGCGGCGATCTGGACGCGAACAGCTACCAGCACGAGCCGTATCTGCAGGCGCAGGTGAAGGACCGCGGCTACAAGCTGATCGGCATCGCGGACACGGTTACGTACCCGATGGGCATCTATTCGAAGAAAGTGAAGACGCTGGCCGAACTGCAGCCGGGCGCGAAGATCGCGGTGCCGAACGATCCGACCAACGGCGGCCGCGCGTTGCTGTTGCTGCAAAAGCAGGGTCTGCTGAAACTGCGTGCCGACGCGGGGCTGAAGGCGACGCCGCTCGACATCGTCGACAACCCGAAGAAGCTGAAGATCGTCGAACTCGACGCCGCGCAGATTCCACGCTCGCTGAACGACGTGGACGCGGCCGCGATCAACACGAACTTCGCGATGGAAGCGGGTCTGAAGCCCAAGCAGGACGCCATCGCGATAGAGGACCCGAAAGGTCCTTACGTAAACATTATCGCAATCCGCGAAGCGGATAAGAATAAGCCGTGGGTCGCCAAGCTGGTCGCGGCGTATCATTCGCCGGAAGTGAAGCAGTTCGTTGAAAGCAAATTCGGCGGGTCGGTCATCACTGCGTGGTGA
- a CDS encoding PQQ-dependent sugar dehydrogenase, whose protein sequence is MRFASSARAARSRALRTGAAVLLASTALPALAALPVDRIKVPPGFHIEVLSDAVPSARAMALSPKGILYIGSLDGHVYALELQNGRVTARHVIASGLETPAGVAWHDGALYVSAVSKIVRFDAIDTHLNDPPKPAVVIDTLPTETHHGWKFIAFGPDGKLYVPQGAPCNVCLKDRNRFALIGRMDADGSHYEVVARGIRNSVGFAWHPVTHELWFTDNGRDLLGDDVPDDKLNRAPRAGMDFGFPYCHGGDTPDPEFGKDHPCNAFTPPVVKLGAHVAALGMRFYDGSMFPATYRNSIFIAEHGSWNRSKKVGYRVVHVITDPDGSNAHQEVFAEGWLQPGETEWGRPADVLPLPDGSLLISDDYAGAVYRVTYSAP, encoded by the coding sequence ATACGGTTCGCCTCCTCGGCGCGCGCTGCGCGAAGCCGGGCCCTGCGCACAGGCGCGGCCGTGCTGCTCGCCTCAACTGCCCTGCCGGCGCTCGCCGCGCTGCCGGTCGACCGGATCAAGGTGCCGCCGGGCTTCCATATCGAGGTCTTGTCGGATGCCGTGCCGAGCGCACGAGCCATGGCGCTCTCGCCGAAGGGCATTCTTTATATAGGCAGCCTCGACGGCCACGTCTACGCGCTCGAATTGCAAAACGGACGCGTAACGGCCCGCCACGTGATCGCTTCCGGCCTGGAAACGCCGGCGGGCGTGGCGTGGCACGATGGCGCGCTCTATGTATCCGCAGTGTCGAAAATTGTACGCTTCGATGCGATCGATACTCACCTGAACGATCCGCCCAAACCCGCCGTCGTGATCGACACGTTGCCCACGGAGACGCACCACGGCTGGAAATTCATCGCGTTCGGCCCGGACGGCAAGCTGTACGTGCCGCAAGGTGCGCCCTGCAACGTATGCCTGAAAGATCGCAACCGCTTCGCGCTGATCGGCCGCATGGACGCGGATGGCAGTCACTACGAGGTCGTGGCGCGCGGCATCCGCAATTCGGTCGGCTTCGCGTGGCATCCCGTGACGCATGAACTGTGGTTCACCGATAACGGCCGCGACCTGCTTGGCGACGACGTGCCGGACGACAAGCTCAACCGCGCGCCGCGCGCCGGGATGGATTTCGGCTTTCCGTACTGCCATGGCGGCGACACGCCCGATCCCGAGTTCGGCAAAGACCATCCGTGCAATGCGTTTACACCGCCTGTGGTCAAACTCGGTGCGCATGTAGCGGCGCTCGGCATGCGCTTTTACGACGGCTCGATGTTTCCGGCCACGTACCGGAACAGTATTTTTATCGCCGAGCACGGTTCGTGGAATCGCAGCAAGAAGGTCGGCTATCGCGTCGTGCACGTGATTACGGACCCGGATGGCAGCAATGCCCACCAGGAAGTGTTTGCCGAAGGCTGGCTCCAGCCCGGCGAAACCGAATGGGGACGCCCCGCCGACGTGCTGCCACTGCCCGACGGTTCGCTACTGATCAGCGACGATTACGCCGGCGCTGTCTATCGCGTCACCTATTCGGCGCCGTAG
- a CDS encoding methionine ABC transporter ATP-binding protein: MIEIRNISQRFAGPRGWVEALHNVNLSIPAGEVFGIIGRSGAGKSTLVRTLNLLTRPSEGNIVVNGRDLTTLPAAQLREARREIGMIFQHFNLLSSRTVYDNVALPLELAGMKRDEIEANVLPLLELVGLSAQKDRYPAQISGGQKQRVGIARALASKPKVLLSDEATSALDPETTRAILDLLKRINRELNLTIVLITHQMDVIKQVCDRVAVLDAGRVVEEGKVIDVFLQPHHEVTRALIGDVIAQELPPAMKARVAERLKTGSGHLLRLAFTGSGVDQPILSETIRRYELDFNILHGQIDEIQGQAFGSLAVLAGGEPTKVAQALTYLREQGVVVEELSYVE, from the coding sequence ATGATCGAAATACGCAATATCTCCCAGCGGTTCGCCGGGCCCCGGGGCTGGGTCGAGGCGCTGCACAACGTCAATCTGTCGATTCCGGCGGGCGAGGTGTTCGGCATCATCGGCCGCAGCGGCGCGGGCAAGAGTACGCTCGTGCGCACCCTGAACCTGCTGACGCGCCCAAGCGAAGGCAATATCGTCGTCAACGGCCGCGATCTGACGACGCTGCCCGCCGCGCAATTGCGCGAGGCGCGCCGCGAGATCGGCATGATCTTCCAGCACTTCAACCTGCTGTCGTCGCGCACGGTCTACGACAACGTCGCGTTGCCGCTCGAACTCGCCGGCATGAAGCGCGACGAAATCGAAGCGAACGTGCTGCCGCTGCTCGAGTTGGTGGGCCTGTCGGCGCAGAAAGATCGCTATCCGGCGCAAATCAGCGGCGGGCAGAAACAGCGCGTCGGCATTGCGCGCGCTTTGGCAAGCAAACCCAAAGTGCTGCTCTCCGACGAAGCGACCTCCGCGCTCGATCCCGAAACCACGCGCGCGATTCTCGACCTGCTCAAGCGTATCAATCGCGAATTGAACCTGACCATCGTGCTGATCACGCACCAGATGGACGTGATCAAGCAGGTCTGCGACCGCGTCGCCGTGCTGGACGCGGGCCGTGTGGTCGAAGAAGGCAAGGTCATCGACGTGTTCCTGCAACCGCATCACGAAGTGACGCGCGCCCTGATCGGCGACGTGATCGCGCAGGAACTGCCGCCCGCCATGAAGGCGCGCGTCGCGGAACGACTCAAGACCGGCAGCGGCCACTTGCTGCGCCTCGCGTTCACCGGCTCGGGCGTCGATCAGCCGATCCTGTCGGAAACGATCCGCCGCTACGAACTCGACTTCAATATCCTGCACGGCCAGATCGACGAGATCCAGGGGCAGGCGTTCGGCTCGCTCGCGGTGCTCGCGGGCGGCGAACCGACGAAGGTCGCGCAGGCGCTCACGTATCTGCGTGAACAGGGTGTGGTGGTGGAGGAGCTCTCGTATGTTGAGTGA
- a CDS encoding electron transfer flavoprotein subunit alpha/FixB family protein codes for MTNLVIAEHDSASIKAATLNTIAAAQKIGGDIHVLVAGHNAQAAADAAAKIAGVSKVLLADAPQLAAGLAENIEATVLNIAKDYTHILAPATAYGKNITPRIAAKLDVAQISDITAVDSPDTFERPIYAGNAIATVQSADPIKVITVRTTGFDPVAAEGGSASVEKIEAAADSGISSFVSREVTKLDRPELTAAKIIVSGGRGLGNGENYTKVLEPLADKLNAALGASRAAVDAGFVPNDYQVGQTGKIVAPQLYIAVGISGAIQHLAGMKDSKVIVAINKDEEAPIFSVADYGLVGDLFTLVPQLVSELG; via the coding sequence ATGACGAATCTGGTAATTGCAGAACACGACAGCGCGTCGATCAAGGCCGCGACGCTGAACACGATTGCAGCCGCGCAGAAGATTGGTGGTGATATCCACGTGCTGGTGGCAGGGCATAACGCGCAAGCCGCAGCTGATGCAGCGGCGAAGATTGCAGGCGTTTCCAAAGTGTTGCTGGCTGACGCGCCGCAACTCGCAGCAGGCCTGGCAGAAAACATCGAAGCCACGGTGCTGAACATCGCGAAGGACTACACACACATCCTCGCGCCAGCAACCGCGTACGGCAAGAACATCACGCCGCGTATCGCCGCAAAGCTCGACGTCGCGCAGATCAGCGATATCACGGCAGTGGACAGCCCGGATACGTTCGAGCGCCCGATCTACGCCGGTAACGCGATCGCAACGGTGCAATCCGCTGATCCGATCAAGGTCATCACGGTCCGCACGACCGGTTTCGACCCTGTCGCAGCCGAAGGCGGCAGCGCATCGGTGGAAAAAATCGAAGCGGCCGCCGACAGCGGCATCTCGTCATTCGTGAGCCGTGAAGTGACGAAGCTGGACCGTCCGGAACTGACGGCGGCAAAGATCATCGTTTCGGGTGGCCGCGGTCTGGGCAACGGCGAGAACTACACGAAGGTTCTGGAACCGCTGGCGGACAAACTGAACGCAGCGCTCGGCGCATCGCGCGCAGCGGTCGATGCGGGCTTCGTGCCGAACGACTATCAAGTGGGACAAACCGGCAAGATCGTCGCGCCGCAGTTGTACATCGCAGTCGGCATCTCGGGCGCGATCCAGCATCTGGCCGGGATGAAAGACAGCAAAGTCATCGTCGCGATCAACAAAGACGAAGAAGCGCCGATCTTCAGCGTCGCCGATTACGGTCTGGTAGGCGATCTGTTCACGCTCGTGCCCCAACTCGTCAGCGAACTCGGTTAA
- a CDS encoding PA0069 family radical SAM protein translates to MTDSDSHFVNEFPIAPPAPRKGRGAVTNLQGRYEVDQREAVDDGWLSAPEDDDEPKVLRTQVFEERAKTILTRNASPDIPFSVSLNPYRGCEHGCIYCFARPTHSYLGLSPGLDFESRIYAKINAPELLERELSKKSYVPEPIALGVNTDAWQPVERDLRLTRRVIEVLSERHHPFAAITKSSLIERDLDLLAPMAARGQFMAAITITTLDAEIARTLEPRAATPSRRLRTIRTLSEAGIPVGVSIAPVIPFVTEPDMERVLEACAEAGASNASYIVLRLPWEVAPLFKDWLAAHFPDRAERVMGRVRDMRGGKDYDSSFSTRMKGEGLWADLLKQRFHKAARRLGLNLRDRGILDMSHFRGVEAPRPVEPPRDDPQLDLF, encoded by the coding sequence GTGACCGACTCCGACTCCCACTTCGTCAACGAATTTCCGATCGCGCCGCCCGCGCCTCGCAAGGGCCGTGGCGCAGTGACGAACCTGCAAGGCCGCTACGAAGTCGACCAGCGCGAAGCGGTGGACGACGGCTGGCTGTCGGCGCCGGAAGACGATGACGAGCCCAAGGTCTTGCGCACGCAGGTCTTCGAAGAGCGGGCCAAGACCATTCTTACGCGCAATGCATCGCCGGATATTCCGTTCAGCGTGTCGCTTAACCCGTATCGCGGCTGCGAGCACGGCTGCATATATTGCTTCGCACGGCCCACGCACAGTTATCTGGGGCTGTCGCCGGGGCTCGACTTCGAAAGCCGGATCTACGCCAAGATTAATGCGCCGGAGTTGCTCGAGCGGGAATTGTCGAAGAAGTCGTACGTGCCGGAGCCGATCGCGCTGGGCGTCAATACGGATGCCTGGCAGCCCGTCGAGCGTGACCTGCGACTCACGCGCAGGGTGATCGAAGTGCTCAGCGAACGTCACCATCCGTTTGCGGCGATCACCAAGTCGTCGCTGATCGAACGCGATCTCGATCTGCTGGCGCCCATGGCGGCGCGCGGGCAATTCATGGCGGCCATTACGATCACTACGCTGGACGCCGAGATCGCTCGCACGCTCGAGCCGCGCGCGGCCACGCCGTCGCGGCGACTGCGCACCATCCGCACGTTGAGCGAGGCGGGCATCCCGGTCGGCGTCAGCATCGCGCCGGTGATTCCGTTCGTCACCGAACCGGACATGGAGCGCGTGCTGGAGGCCTGTGCGGAGGCTGGCGCGAGCAATGCAAGCTATATCGTGCTGCGTCTGCCGTGGGAAGTCGCGCCGTTATTCAAAGATTGGCTCGCGGCGCACTTTCCCGATCGTGCTGAACGGGTGATGGGCCGCGTGCGGGACATGCGGGGTGGGAAGGATTATGACTCGTCCTTTTCCACGCGCATGAAGGGTGAAGGCTTGTGGGCGGATCTGCTCAAGCAGCGATTCCACAAGGCGGCGCGCCGCCTGGGCCTGAATCTGCGTGATCGCGGCATTCTGGATATGTCGCACTTTCGCGGGGTCGAGGCGCCGCGCCCCGTCGAACCGCCGCGCGACGACCCTCAACTGGATCTTTTCTAG
- a CDS encoding acyl-CoA dehydrogenase, producing the protein MSYTAPIKDMLFVMKELAGLEDIATLPGFEDANLETAQAVLEESAKLCGGVLAPLNVEGDRNPSSWKDGVVTATPGFKEAFRQFGEGGWQGVQHPVDYEGQGLPKLIATPCVEMLNASNLSFALCPLLTDGAIEALLTAGTEAQKQTYVPKLISGEWTGTMNLTEPQAGSDLALVRTRAEPQGDGSFKLFGTKIFITWGEHDMAKNIAHLVLARTPNAPEGVKGISLFIVPKFLVNEDGSLGERNDVHCVSIEHKLGIKASPTAVLQFGDHGGAIGHLVGEENRGLEYMFIMMNAARFAVGMQGVGVSDRAYQKAVAYAKDRVQSLPVDGSAKQPVAIIQHPDVRRMLATMRGLTEASRALAYVAAAHCDIAHRHADEGKRAEHQAIYEYLVPIVKGWSTELSIDVASLGVQVHGGMGFIEETGAAQYYRDARILTIYEGTTAIQANDLIGRKTVRDGGKVAKSLLAEVAATIEALGAQQGPAFDSMKKYLAQGQRSLGAAVDFVVANTKGDPNAVFAGSVPYLKLAGIVLGGWQMARALLVAAQKRDEDPSFYGAKIATAQFYAEHVLPLASALEASIVSAKGGESVLALSEDQF; encoded by the coding sequence ATGAGCTATACGGCGCCCATCAAGGACATGTTGTTCGTGATGAAAGAACTGGCCGGTCTCGAAGACATCGCGACCTTGCCGGGCTTCGAAGACGCGAACCTCGAAACGGCGCAAGCCGTCCTCGAAGAATCGGCGAAACTGTGCGGTGGAGTGCTGGCGCCGCTGAACGTCGAAGGCGATCGCAATCCGAGCAGTTGGAAAGACGGCGTGGTCACCGCGACGCCCGGCTTCAAGGAAGCGTTTCGCCAGTTCGGCGAAGGCGGCTGGCAAGGTGTACAACATCCCGTCGATTACGAAGGCCAGGGCCTGCCGAAGCTGATCGCGACGCCGTGCGTCGAAATGCTCAACGCGTCGAATCTATCGTTCGCGCTGTGTCCGTTGCTGACTGACGGCGCGATCGAAGCGCTGCTCACCGCCGGCACCGAAGCGCAAAAACAGACCTATGTCCCGAAGCTGATTTCCGGTGAATGGACCGGCACGATGAACCTGACCGAGCCGCAGGCCGGTTCCGATCTCGCGCTCGTGCGTACGCGCGCCGAGCCGCAGGGCGACGGCTCGTTCAAGCTGTTCGGCACGAAGATTTTCATTACGTGGGGCGAGCACGACATGGCGAAGAACATCGCCCATCTCGTGCTGGCCCGTACGCCGAATGCGCCCGAAGGCGTGAAAGGCATTTCGCTTTTCATCGTGCCGAAGTTCCTCGTCAATGAAGACGGTTCGCTCGGCGAGCGCAACGACGTGCATTGCGTGTCGATCGAACACAAGCTCGGCATCAAGGCGAGCCCGACCGCGGTGCTGCAATTCGGCGACCACGGCGGCGCGATCGGTCATCTGGTCGGCGAGGAGAATCGCGGCCTCGAATACATGTTCATCATGATGAACGCGGCGCGTTTTGCTGTCGGCATGCAAGGCGTGGGCGTCTCGGATCGCGCTTATCAAAAGGCAGTGGCGTACGCGAAAGATCGCGTGCAAAGCCTTCCCGTCGATGGCTCCGCGAAGCAGCCGGTCGCGATCATTCAACACCCCGACGTGCGCCGTATGCTCGCGACCATGCGCGGCCTCACTGAAGCGTCGCGGGCGCTGGCTTATGTGGCCGCGGCGCACTGCGACATCGCGCATCGTCACGCGGACGAAGGCAAGCGCGCCGAGCATCAGGCGATCTACGAATACCTCGTGCCGATCGTGAAGGGCTGGAGCACGGAGTTGTCCATCGACGTCGCGAGCCTCGGCGTGCAGGTGCACGGCGGCATGGGCTTCATCGAAGAAACCGGCGCCGCGCAGTACTACCGCGACGCGCGCATTCTGACGATCTACGAAGGCACGACCGCGATTCAGGCCAACGACCTGATCGGCCGAAAAACCGTGCGCGACGGCGGCAAGGTGGCGAAGTCGCTGCTCGCCGAGGTGGCTGCAACGATCGAGGCACTCGGCGCGCAGCAAGGCCCGGCGTTCGACTCGATGAAGAAGTATCTCGCGCAGGGCCAGCGCTCGTTGGGCGCGGCGGTCGATTTTGTGGTCGCCAATACGAAGGGCGATCCGAATGCGGTATTCGCCGGCAGCGTGCCGTATCTTAAACTCGCGGGCATCGTGCTGGGCGGCTGGCAGATGGCGCGTGCGTTGCTCGTGGCGGCTCAGAAGCGCGACGAAGACCCGTCGTTCTACGGCGCCAAGATCGCGACCGCGCAGTTCTACGCGGAGCATGTGCTGCCGCTGGCGTCGGCGCTCGAGGCGTCGATTGTCAGCGCGAAGGGCGGAGAGAGTGTGCTGGCTTTGTCGGAAGATCAGTTCTGA
- a CDS encoding electron transfer flavoprotein subunit beta/FixA family protein, translated as MKILVPVKRVVDYNVKVRVKSDGTGVDIANVKMSMNPFDEIAVEEAVRLREAGVATEVIAVSCGVTQAQETLRTALAIGADRAILIESSQELQPLAVAKLLKALVDKEQPSLVILGKQAIDDDSNQTGQMLAALAGLPQATFASKVVVADGKATVSREVDGGAETLSLKLPAVITTDLRLNEPRYVTLPNIMKAKKKPLEVLKPEDLGVDVTPRLTTLKVVEPPKRSAGVKVPDVKTLVEKLKNEAKVL; from the coding sequence ATGAAAATCCTGGTGCCAGTCAAAAGAGTGGTCGATTACAACGTGAAAGTTCGAGTCAAGTCGGACGGCACGGGCGTCGACATCGCCAACGTGAAGATGTCGATGAATCCGTTCGACGAAATCGCGGTTGAAGAAGCCGTTCGTCTGCGTGAAGCAGGCGTGGCGACGGAAGTGATCGCTGTGTCCTGCGGCGTGACGCAAGCGCAGGAAACGCTGCGCACGGCGCTGGCGATCGGTGCGGATCGCGCGATCCTGATCGAGTCGTCGCAAGAACTGCAGCCGTTGGCCGTGGCCAAGCTGCTTAAGGCGCTGGTCGACAAGGAACAGCCTTCGCTCGTCATTCTCGGCAAGCAGGCTATCGACGACGATTCGAACCAGACGGGTCAGATGCTGGCTGCTTTGGCTGGTTTACCGCAAGCGACCTTTGCTTCGAAGGTTGTTGTCGCTGACGGCAAGGCAACCGTTTCGCGCGAAGTGGACGGCGGTGCTGAAACGCTGTCTTTAAAGCTTCCCGCAGTTATCACGACGGACCTGCGCCTGAACGAGCCGCGCTACGTGACGCTGCCGAACATCATGAAGGCGAAGAAGAAGCCGCTGGAAGTCCTCAAGCCGGAAGATCTCGGCGTCGATGTCACGCCGCGCCTGACGACGCTGAAGGTCGTCGAGCCGCCCAAGCGCTCCGCCGGCGTGAAGGTGCCGGACGTGAAGACGCTGGTCGAGAAGCTGAAGAACGAAGCCAAGGTGCTGTAA